Within the Longimicrobiaceae bacterium genome, the region GGCGGGAGCCGCGGCCGGCGGGGGCGGCGCCACCGGGAGGGTGATGGAGTCCGGCGGCGGACCCTCGCGGAGGCGGATCCCCCACGCCGCCGCAAGGTCGCGGTCGGTCGCCCCCGCCTGGGCCTCGCCGAGCACCAGCACGTGCGTCATCTCCGCCGGCGACACGAAGGGGCGGATCAGGTAGATCCGCTGCCAGCTGCTCGCCACGCTCTCCGTCCCCACCACGTTGCCGATGGGGATCCCGCGCGGATAGGTGCCGCCGCTCCCCGAGGTCACGATGGTCGCCCCCGAGTCCGGCACCGTGTGCAGCGCCGTGGAGGTCAGCGCCAGGAGCCGCTCCCCGCCCCGGCCGCTGCGGGGCTCCACGATCCCGTACGTTTCCCCGTCCTCCGAAACGGCGCTGGCGCGGAAGTTCGGGTGGGTCCAGTCGAACGCCACCGAGTTCCCCCGGTACACCTCCGATACCATCCCCACGAGCCCCTGCGAGGTCACCACCGCCGACCCCGGCCGCACCCCGTCCTCCGCGCCCACGGTGAGGAGAAAGGTCCCTGGCGGCGCCGAGCCGCCCGGGCGGACCAGCTCCGCCGACACGAACGAGCTGGGGAGGCGCTCGCGCATCCCGAGGAGGGACCGGAGCTGCCGGTTCTCGGAGGCGAGGCTCGCCTGCCCCACCAGGAACGCGGCCAGGCTGTCGCGCTCCGCCCGGATCGCGGTCGCGTCCGCGAAGCGGCCGTCGCGGTCCACGGCGCCGCGCTGCATGGCGATCACCGGGTAGAGCACGGTCCCCCGGATCGCGCCCGCGGTCGCCTGGCGGTACCGGTCGGGGAGGACGAGGAGGAAGAGCGCCACGAGCGTGAAGAGCCCGGCGAGCGCCAGGTCACGCCTCCGGCCGCGCTCGCCTCCTCCGCTGAGGTACGGTCTGAACGCGCTCAGGTTGTCAACACTCCGCGGTATTTCTCGATGTCGTCGAGGATCCGCCCCGCCCCGCGCACGACGCAGGTCAGCGGCTCCTCGTCCACGTGGATCGGGAGGTTGGTCTCGCGGGCGATCAGCACGTCGAGCCCGCGGATCAGCGCCCCCCCTCCCGTCATGACGATCCCCCGGTCCACGATGTCGGAGGCCAGCTCCGGCGGCGTGATCTCCAGCGCCCGCCGCACCGCCTCCACGATGGCCTGGATCGGCTCCTGGATGCACTCGCGGATCTCCTGCGAGTGAACCCGCACCGTCTTGGGAATCCCGGACACGAGGTCGCGCCCCTTCACGTCCATCTCGCGCTCCTCGCCGGTGCTGAAGGCCGAGCCGATCTGGATCTTCACCGCCTCGGCCGTGGCCTCGCCGATCATCAGGTTGTAGTTCTTGCGCAGGAAGGTGACGATCGCGTTGTCGATCTCGTCCCCGCCCACCCGGATCGACGTGTCGCAGACGATCCCGGAAAGCGCGATCACCGCGATCTCCGTGGTCCCCCCGCCGATGTCGATCACCATGTTCCCGGTGGGGGTCTCCACCGGGAGCCCCACCCCGATCGCCGCCGCCATGGGCTCGGCGACCATGTACACCTCCTTGGCGCCCGCCGCGTGCGCGCTCGACCGAACCGCGCGCCGCTCCAGCTCCGTGATCCCGGACGGCACCCCCACCACCATGGTCGGCTTGAGCTTCAGGAACCGCTTGGAGGTCACCGTCGTCAGGAAGTAGCGGAGCATGATCTCCGTCACGTCCACGTCGGCGATCACCCCGTCCTTGAGGGGGCGGATTGCCGTGACGCCCTCCGGCGTGCGGCCGAGCATCCGCTTCGCCTCCAGGCCGATCCCCTTGATCCGGTTGCTCGCCTTCTCCATGGCGACCACCGACGGCTCGTTCAGGACGATCCCTTCGCCCTTCACGTAAACGAGCGTGTTCGCCGTCCCCAGGTCAACCGCGATGTCGTTGACCGGAATGAAGCTTCCCGACTTGAGCCAGCCGAAGGCCATCACTTTCTCGCAAAGAAGCTGCAGACGTTCCCGGGGGGTCGCCGGCAGGGCGTTAAGCCGTGTGAAAACAGGGGGCTACGGAGCCGAGTAAGGTATTTCCACACGCCGGTGCACGCAAGCAGAGCCGTCTCCAGAGCCTTCGCGAGTTCGGCGGCGGTGATGCAGGCGCCATGCCGCGGACGCCCATCGCGGGCCCCGCCCCGCCAGGGTTGCAGTTCCCGCAGGTCCCGGCTATATTCCCGAGGATGCGGTCTGGGCGGGCGCCCCCGGGGTGGATCGCCGTTGCAAGTGGGGTGCAGCCGCCCCACTTTTTTGTTTTCTATAGCACCGGGGATGCGGGAGGCGCACGTGCCCGAAGACACTCTGCCCGCCGAGCTGGAGCGGCGCATCGAGGAGATGGGCTTCGAGCTTGTGGAGCTGGAGCGCGCGGGGAGCCGGGCGCGGCCCATCCTCCGCGCCCGCATCGACCGCCCCGACTCCCGCCCGGGCGAGCCCGGCGTCTCGCTGGACGACTGCACCGCCGTGAGCCGCGCGCTGGAGCCCTA harbors:
- the mreC gene encoding rod shape-determining protein MreC encodes the protein MALFLLVLPDRYRQATAGAIRGTVLYPVIAMQRGAVDRDGRFADATAIRAERDSLAAFLVGQASLASENRQLRSLLGMRERLPSSFVSAELVRPGGSAPPGTFLLTVGAEDGVRPGSAVVTSQGLVGMVSEVYRGNSVAFDWTHPNFRASAVSEDGETYGIVEPRSGRGGERLLALTSTALHTVPDSGATIVTSGSGGTYPRGIPIGNVVGTESVASSWQRIYLIRPFVSPAEMTHVLVLGEAQAGATDRDLAAAWGIRLREGPPPDSITLPVAPPPPAAAPA
- a CDS encoding rod shape-determining protein; protein product: MAFGWLKSGSFIPVNDIAVDLGTANTLVYVKGEGIVLNEPSVVAMEKASNRIKGIGLEAKRMLGRTPEGVTAIRPLKDGVIADVDVTEIMLRYFLTTVTSKRFLKLKPTMVVGVPSGITELERRAVRSSAHAAGAKEVYMVAEPMAAAIGVGLPVETPTGNMVIDIGGGTTEIAVIALSGIVCDTSIRVGGDEIDNAIVTFLRKNYNLMIGEATAEAVKIQIGSAFSTGEEREMDVKGRDLVSGIPKTVRVHSQEIRECIQEPIQAIVEAVRRALEITPPELASDIVDRGIVMTGGGALIRGLDVLIARETNLPIHVDEEPLTCVVRGAGRILDDIEKYRGVLTT